In the genome of Anabaena cylindrica PCC 7122, the window CGACTAAAGCAGAGTCAGAAATTTTCACATTGTGATGCACTTCATAACGTTCTTTTAAACCCCGCAAAATCGAAATTGTATTTTCTACGCTTGGTTGGTCTACATATACTTGTTGAAAACGGCGTTCAAGTGCAGCATCTTTTTCTATGTGTTTGCGATATTCATCTAAAGTTGTCGCACCAATACACCGCAACTCACCCCGCGCTAACATGGGTTTTAGCAAATTACCAGCATCCATTGAGCCTTGTTGGTTAGCACCAGCACCAACTACGGTATGAAGTTCGTCAATGAAGAGAACAATTTGCCCGTTAGATTCAATAACTTCACGGAGGACATTTTTTAAACGGTCTTCAAACTCACCTCGGTATTTTGCGCCAGCGATTAAACTACCGATGTCTAAAGATATCAATTGACGATTCTTCAAAGATTCGGGAACGTCGCCGTTGACCATTCTTTGAGCTAAAGCTTCTGCGATCGCAGTTTTACCAACGCCAGGTTCACCAATCAAAACAGGGTTATTTTTACTACGACGCGATAAAACCTGAATTACTCGGCGAATTTCATCATCTCGGCCAATCACAGGATCTAATTTTCCGGCTTTTGCCCGTTCTGTCAAATCTATTCCAAATCGTTTTAATGCTTCGTAAGGTGCATCTGTAGATTCTGGTTCTCCCACCTTTTGAGTCACCTTTTGGGTAGTGCGAACAGTTTTAACAGCAGCTTCTAACTTAACTATATCTACATTTAAGCCTTTAAATATTTTTCTGCCAATGCGATCGTCTTCAGCTAAAGCCAGGAGTATATGTCCCTCCCCAATTTCCTCTTCTCTCATTCTCGCTCGAATTACTTCAGCGCGATCAAGTAGCAAATCTAAATTGCGTCCTAAGTAAAGCTGATCACTTTTACCAACTTTCGGCTGACGTTGGGTATAAGCTTCTAACTGCTGTTTTAAACGGTTAGAATCAACATCCCCACGGGCTAAAATACCTGTAGCTAAACTTGTAGGTTCTTCTAAAAGAGCAATAATTAAATGTTCGACTTCTAATTGCTGTTGTTGATAAGCACGGACTATATCCTGAGATTTAGTAATCGCTTCCCAGGCCGTATCAGTAAATTTATTAGGATCTGTAGGCTGCATCTGTAGAATTTTGGATTTTAGTTTAGAAATTGGGGAATGGGGAGATTTTAAGTATATAGACTAGCAAGACCTTTCGCTGTGCCTACAAACAGGGAAACAGCAGAAAACATAGTGTTGCTTCATACTACATATCCAGTTTTTTCCTAGTATCCCACTCCGCCCAAATAACGATCCAAACATAATTAGCGTATATCCGCTTATATCTTCGGTGGCAATTTGAGATTGGTAATTTAGTAATCCCCTCTTCCCTAATTTAGCTGAAGCCTGAGTGAATTGGCCTTTTTGTGCTTTACCTAAATTTTTTGATGAACAAACTACTGTTTCACCATCTGGTTTTCTGATTCTGCTTTTTCAGTTGTTCCGTGAGTAGCCAATTGAATCAACTCGACTTTATACCCATCTGGATCTTCCACAAAAGCAATGACAGTAGAACCATGTTTCATAGGCCCTGGTTCCCGGACTACCTTACCACCACGATTTTTAATTCCCTCACAGGTAGCGTAAATATCATCTACTCCCAAGGCAATATGACCGTAAGCATTACCCAATTCGTACTTTTCCACGCCCCAGTTATAAGTTAATTCTAGTACGGTATGGTCGCTTTCTTCACCATAGCCAACAAAAGCGAGGGTAAATTCTCCACCTGGATAATCTTTGCGTCGCAGTAATTTCATTCCTAGTAGTTCACAGTAAAATTTTAATGACTCTTCTAGGTTGCCGACTCGCAGCATTGTGTGTAGTAATCGCATATTGATACCTTTGTTCAATTCTTATATTTTATCTCTCCTCAGCAATTTCTACAGAAACCGCGTCTAACTCTGCTTTTAATTGCTCAATAATTGATAATTGTATTTGTAACAATGTAGCGTAAGGATTCAGAATGTTTGATATGGCAGGGAACTCTTAACAGAAGAGAAAAATATTCTTCTTCCTTCTTCCTTCTTCCTTCTTCCTTCTTCCTTCTTCCTTCTTTCTCCTGACTCCTGACTCCTGACTCCTGAATTCTTACAATGTAGCTTTGCTGTTTATATAATAAAAATTCAATAATTGAGAAGACAATTATTCAGACTTTCTTCTAAAGTAAAAGGAGATTTATTAGGAAATAGATTTAACTTAATTCCTGTTTCATTAGAGGCTTTAAGACGTGCCTTTTCGTAACAATCTGTAAAGATTTCTGCAAGTAGAGGTTGCAAACTGGGACTATCTTCTAATAGTGTTTCAATACAAATACGTTGTTCTGTAATGGTACTGCGCCAACTTTCACTGCGTTTTTCTGGTTGATATTGCCATTTTAGCAAGTGCATTAATAACACAATTAAACGGCTTTTTAACTCCCGTTTTTCACTTCTACCCATGCTTTCGATTTCTTCAATCAGATTTTCTAAATCAATTTCTGCAAATTTTCCTGCTTTTAATTGTTTAGCTGTTGTGTCTATCCACAGATAAAAATCTTGGTCGTAAAGATTAGCGTTTGCAGTTACTTTTGTTTGGGGTGCTTTCATATATTTTTAACCTCCTATTATTCTAATATAGCAGGAGTCAGAATTCAGTATTAAAACCCTTGTGTAGCATGAGTTTTATGATTAATTGATGTCTTAATCACCCTGTCCATTGCTATATAACAAATAAATTTAGATTTAGATGAAGTTGCTCTGTAGACTGCGTTATGGTGCTTTAGTTCAATTCCTGTAGCTCTATCCATGTATATACAAGAATGACTCTCTTGATTCCTGATTATCTCCAAATCCTTGACGAGCAAAGATTTCAATCATCTCGCTGCGGGTCAAATTATTTGCTGCGGCTAATTCGTCTAGCTTTGCCCAAGCAGTATCTGTAAGCCTGATAGACCGCAACTTTTTAGTCTCAGAACCATAATCAGCCTGAAATTTACCTCCTAGTGTGCGCTTGCGTCTGGGTGATTTATGCCTTGTTCCTGAATACTTGTCGCCATGTATATCTATTTTATTGCTGGTTATTAAATTCACTAGATTATCAATCAAGCGATCGCTCTCCATTGGTAAAATATCTTTACCATGCAGCATATTCTGAAGAATTGTGAAATGGATTAATGTACTCATAAAAATCCGTGCAGCTACCTCTAGATCAGGTAATTGTAGTTCTGGATGGGCTTGAAAATATTGGGTAATCACCTCCAACGCAGGTTTATCTGCATTGCGGACAAATACTTGCGCTAGTGAGGGAAATCGTCCAGATTCGGCAATAATCAGCCTCACAAGATCCCGTAACTCCTGCGAAGAATTGCTACTATCTAAAATATTTTTTGCCAAGCGACGCAGCACAATCTCCGGTTCACCTTGCAGAAATCCGGGTTCAGGGTTAAAAACAGCCAAATATTTTTGCTGTGTTAATCCTTCAATCAATGCAGTGAATAATCCTTCCTTATCCTGAAAATAGCTGTATACCGTTGTTTTCGACACCCCTGCGGCTGCTGTCACTTTATCCATTGTTGTCGCAGCATAACCATTTGCCAAAAATTCCTGCAAAGCACCAGCCAGGATCGCATCTACTTTATCTGCTGAGAGCGATCGCTCTCCAGTACTTTTTTCTACTTCTTTACTCTTTTTTCGCATATAAGCAACCCAAATGAATAATTTCGGTGATAACTCTTGACTTATTGTAATGGACAGTTTAGTTTATTTATATCACTAAACTAATTAGTTTAGTTAGCATCTTCAATGTGAGAAGGAAACTATATGATGCGTGAACTAGCATTTAAACCCAGTCAGCGACCAATAATTATGCTGGGAACAGCGATAATTGTCGGCATTGGAGGCTTACAAGGGTACAGAATTTTACAAAATTCATCTAAAACAGCCCAGATAACTCAAGTTTCTCAAGTTAGCATACCTCAAATTAAGACTGTGACAGCATTAGGGAGACTCGAACCCAAAGGTACAGTAATTACACTTTCTGCACCTACATCTGGTCAAAGCAGCCGAGTAGAGCAACTTTTGGTCAAAGAAGGCGATCAAGTTAAAGCTGGACAAGTCATAGCCATTTTAGATAACCGTTCTCAACTCCAAGCAGCTTACCAAGAAGCACAAGCAGCAGTGAAAATTGCTCAGGTAAACTTAGAAAAAGTCCAAGCAGGGGCAAAAATAGGAGAAATAAAAGCCCAAAAAGCTGAAATTGCCAGAATACAAGCCCAAAAGCTAGGAGATGAAACAGGACAGAGAGAAACAGTAGGGAGATTAGAAGCACAATGGCAAGGCGAAACAACAGCACAACGCGCAACCATCAACAAACTACAAGCAGAACTGAAAAACGCCGAAGTAGAACTGCAAAGATATCAGCAACTTTACCAAGATGGGGCAATTTCTCAGTCATTATTCGACAGTAAACGCCTAAGCTTTGATACCATTACCCAACAATTGAGTGAAGCTAGAGCCAACCTCAATCGTATTGATAGCACGGGAAGAAAGCAAATTAGCGAAGCTAAAACTGCTCTCAGTAGAATTAATGCCACAGGTAGCGAACAAGTCATTTCTGCCCAAGCCACATTAAACCAAATAGCCGAAGTGCGTCCAGTCGATGTCACAGCAGCCAAAGCCGAAGTTAACCGTACCATAGCCGCAGCGCAACAAGCAAAGGCAAATTTAGATCAAACCTATGTGAAGTCCCCAGAAAACGGTGTAATCTTTGATGTTCATACCCGTGCCGGTGAAGTAGTGTCTAATGACGGGATAGTGGAAATTGGACAAACTAAGCAGATGTATGCAGTGGTAGAAGTTTACCAAAGTGATATTAGTAAAATCCGACCCCAACAAAAAGTAAGAATATCTAGTAATTCCTTGTCAGGAGAACTACAGGGAACAGTAGATTGGTTAGGTTGGAAGGTACAGCGGCAAAATGTGATTAATTCTGACCCCAGTGAAAATATTGATTCTAGAGTTGTTGAAGTTCATGTCCAGCTAGATCAGGAATCAAGTGATAAAGCAGCAAAATTTACTAATTTACAAGTACAGGCGGTAATTTCATTATGATAGGATTTATTCAAGAACTGCAAAGACGTACACCTTTGGGATGGTTGCAACTCAGCCATCATAGAAGTCGGTTGTTAGTTGCGATATCAGGTATTGCTTTTGCAGATGTGCTAATTTTTATGCAGCTTGGCTTTCAGAACGCCTTGTATGACAGCAATACCACCTTAAACCGCGCTGTGGTTGCAGACATCATTTTAATCAGTCCGCAAAGCCGAAATATGCAAAATATGTCCACTTTTTCCCGAAGACGACTGTTTCAAGCCGCTGATGTACCCGGTGTTAAATCAGCCGAAGCCATGTATATCGGTTTAGTAACCTGGAAAAATCCCCAAACACGCCGCAAGACATCAGTGCAAGCAATTGGGTTTAATCCTGAACAACCAGCATTAAATATTCCAGAAGTCAATACTCAATTAGATAAAATTAAATTACCCGATAATTTTCTTTTTGATCGCGGTGCAAGAGGAGATTACGATCAAGTTTTTAGTCAAATAGATGGTGGTAAAACTGTCAGCACAGAAATAGAAAAACGGACAATTAACATTAGTGGATTATTTAAATTAGGAGCATCATTTGGCGCAGATGGGACGTTAATTTCTAGTGATGAAAACTTTTTACGTATCTTTCCCAGAAGACAAGTAGGAAGTATCAATCTCGGTTTAATTTCTATTCAACCAGGATATGACGTAGAACAGGTAGCAGCCGCATTAAAATCACACCTTAAAAATAATGAAGATGTGAAAGTTCTGACTCATGCAGAATATATCCAATTTGAAGAAGATCATTGGAGAAAAGAAAGCCCTATCGGTTTTATTTTTGGCTTGGGTGTATCCATGGGATTTATTGTGGGTATCATTATTGTTTATCAAGTTCTTTCCACAGATGTTAATGCCCATATTAAAGAATATGCTACATTTAAAGCCATGGGATATCAAAACTCGTATTTATTAGGAGTTATTTTTGAAGAAGCAATAATTTTAGCGGTCTTAGGATTCATTCCTGGATTTATAGTCCCTTTAGGAATATATAAACTAGCCAGAAACGCCACAAATCTACCCTTATATATGACATTAGCTAGAGCCTTAATAGTTCTATCCCTAACAATTATCATGTGTGCAATCTCTGGCACAATAGCTACGAGGAAATTACAATCAGCAGACCCGGCGGATATGTTTTAAATTAGGGAACAGGGAACAGGTGACAGGTGACAGAAAAAAATAAAATCTAACCTACATTACTTACTTTGCGTCTTTGTGTGAGAAAAAACATTAAATATGGAAATCATTAACTCTTCCAAACCAGTAATTAATGTCCAAAACCTTGATCATTACTTCGGAACTGGACAACTCAAAAAACAAGTTCTGTTTAATATCAACCTTACCATTAATGCAGGTGAAATAGTCATCATGACAGGGCCGTCAGGTTCAGGAAAAACCACATTATTGACCTTAGCTGGTGGGTTACGTTCTGCTCAATCAGGAAGCTTGAAAATATTAGGTGAAGAATTATGCAAAGCTAATCCCAAACAACTCACCCAAGCGCGACGCAATAACGGTTATATCTTCCAAGCTCATAACTTACATGGTAGTTTAACAGCACTGCAAAACGTGCGGATGGGTTTAGAATTACAACCAAAAATATCAACTCAAGAAATGCTCAATCGTTCAAAAGCAATGTTAGAGGAGGTAGGATTAGGAAAGAGAATTGATTACTACCCAGATAGTTTATCCGGTGGACAAAAACAACGAGTTGCGATCGCACGAGCATTAGTCAGTCAACCTAAAATTGTTTTAGCAGATGAACCGACAGCCGCACTGGATAAGCAATCTGGACGGGATGTGGTAGAATTAATGCAGAAATTAGCAAAAGAGAATGGTTGTACAATTTTGCTCGTTACCCACGATAACCGCATTTTAGATATAGCAGATCGCATTGTTTATATGGAAGATGGTCATCTAGTTAGGGATGGTGTAGTCGCGGTGACTGCGTAAAAGCGAAATTATTATTGCCTCCGGGATTTCCACATCAAAAATATACAAATATTGCTTGTGGTGCGGGCTGAAAAGCCCGCTAATTATCTACAATCCTTTTCACTCCTATATCTAGGGCTTGCTGAATAAACTAAAAACCTAGATATATCAACAGTTTTAGGCTGAAAAAAGTAGGAGAAGGTGCAAGAAATAAGCGATGAAATCATCAAAAACCGTTCATTTACCCAGATTTGAGAATATTCTGATCTCCTTTTAATTCTTCCTCCTGACTCCTGACTCCTGACTCCTGACTCCTGACTCCTAGCCCTAACAGAAAGACTTTTATGCCTAACGGCACGCTACGCGGTAAGCGAAGCTATGCCCGCAGGGCTTTACAGCAAGCCCTAATTACTCTTGATCATTTCCTGTAACTTCCACTTCCTGAATATTGTTGATATCAGCAGATTCAGAAACCATCACTAATTCATTATCTAGCTGATGATTATGCCGCCATTCATCCAAAACATCTTTAACTAATACTTCTTGTATCCAAATTTTAGCGACAACAGTTAAAGGCAGTGCTAACAATAATCCTAAAAAGCCAAAGAAAGTAACAAAAAATAACTGAGAAATTAAGGTTACTGCTGGCAACAAAGATACCTGATGTGCCATGACTACAGGGGTGATAAAATTACTCTCAGCTTGTTGAATAAAAAAGTAGAGAATTAAGACAGCAACAGGTTTCCAAGGAGAATCCAAAAGAGCGATCGCCATTGCTGGAACAACGCTCATAGTTGGCCCCAAATTAGGAATTAAATTCATAAATCCCGCTAAAACTGCTAGTGCTAAAGCTGCCTTTACACTCAAAACTGATAAACCCACCAAGCTCATCAATCCCACCACAAATATAGCAATAAAAGCCCCTGTCACCCATCCTTCTAATGAAGTTTCACACTTAGCTAAAATTCCCTCAACTCGTCGCCGATAAAATGAAGGAAACAGCCGTATGAATACTTTTCGATAAGCATTAGGATCGGCTAAAAACATTCCTGTTAAAACTAGCACTAAGAGAATATTTAGGACAATTACCAAAGAACCAGAAACAAAGGCAAAAGAGTTTCCCAATACTCGATTAAATAAGGGCTGTGCTTCGGAAATTAATCCGTTAAGATCGGGGATATAAGGTACTAATTGATCAGGAATGTGAGTTCTCTGTTCGTCAATCCAATCATTAATGCGTTCAAACCCTTGAGGAACTCGTAAAGTGAGTTCTTGAAATTGCTGGGCAAAGGGTGGGACAATCAGCCAGAAAAACCCAATTACACCAGCGAAAAAGAGAGCTACTGATAGAACAACAGCAAGGACACGTTTCATCCCTAAGCTTTCCAAACGTTGAGCTAACCTATTTAAGGCAGTTGCTAAAACAACGGCAGCAAATATCAGTAACAGTACTTCTCGTAGTTGCCACAATATATATAACGATATTACTAAGGCAATTAAACCAATCCATTGACCAAGTTTCACACACTAACTCCCAAAACTTACTTTGATAAAATTTTCTAGCTATGTAGCTAGGTTAGCTGATTTTAAGAGAGTGTTTGAAAAGTGGTGGCTGAGGTATCCAAAACTCAGATCCTCCTAAATCCTCCTTTTTAAGGAGGACTTTGATTAGGTTATTCCCCCCTTTTTAACGGGGGGTTAGGGGGGATCTTGATACAACAGAATACTTTTCAAACATCCTCTAAGGGTTTCCCCCTAGAAAATTGCAGTTAATTTTGCTTTTGTGCTGGAATTCGCCAAAGTAGGATAGTTATCATAGTTATAGTAGGCAATAAAATTAGAATTAGCGCGTTTGTTGATGTTTGTGGAATCAAAAACATCGGACCGACATACTTAATCGCCAACGATATTACAGTTGAGAGTAGAAGTAGTTTTAGCAAGAAACCTAGTTGATTTTTCATCCAAGTACGGCAATACACATTTTTTTGGTGGGGTATACACGAATTTAAACTGCACGATTCAGTTTCTACAATAGGTATCAGATACAAAAATTTACTTATCTTG includes:
- the gloA gene encoding lactoylglutathione lyase; protein product: MRLLHTMLRVGNLEESLKFYCELLGMKLLRRKDYPGGEFTLAFVGYGEESDHTVLELTYNWGVEKYELGNAYGHIALGVDDIYATCEGIKNRGGKVVREPGPMKHGSTVIAFVEDPDGYKVELIQLATHGTTEKAESENQMVKQ
- a CDS encoding DUF29 domain-containing protein, which translates into the protein MKAPQTKVTANANLYDQDFYLWIDTTAKQLKAGKFAEIDLENLIEEIESMGRSEKRELKSRLIVLLMHLLKWQYQPEKRSESWRSTITEQRICIETLLEDSPSLQPLLAEIFTDCYEKARLKASNETGIKLNLFPNKSPFTLEESLNNCLLNY
- a CDS encoding TetR/AcrR family transcriptional regulator translates to MRKKSKEVEKSTGERSLSADKVDAILAGALQEFLANGYAATTMDKVTAAAGVSKTTVYSYFQDKEGLFTALIEGLTQQKYLAVFNPEPGFLQGEPEIVLRRLAKNILDSSNSSQELRDLVRLIIAESGRFPSLAQVFVRNADKPALEVITQYFQAHPELQLPDLEVAARIFMSTLIHFTILQNMLHGKDILPMESDRLIDNLVNLITSNKIDIHGDKYSGTRHKSPRRKRTLGGKFQADYGSETKKLRSIRLTDTAWAKLDELAAANNLTRSEMIEIFARQGFGDNQESRESFLYIHG
- a CDS encoding ABC exporter membrane fusion protein, yielding MMRELAFKPSQRPIIMLGTAIIVGIGGLQGYRILQNSSKTAQITQVSQVSIPQIKTVTALGRLEPKGTVITLSAPTSGQSSRVEQLLVKEGDQVKAGQVIAILDNRSQLQAAYQEAQAAVKIAQVNLEKVQAGAKIGEIKAQKAEIARIQAQKLGDETGQRETVGRLEAQWQGETTAQRATINKLQAELKNAEVELQRYQQLYQDGAISQSLFDSKRLSFDTITQQLSEARANLNRIDSTGRKQISEAKTALSRINATGSEQVISAQATLNQIAEVRPVDVTAAKAEVNRTIAAAQQAKANLDQTYVKSPENGVIFDVHTRAGEVVSNDGIVEIGQTKQMYAVVEVYQSDISKIRPQQKVRISSNSLSGELQGTVDWLGWKVQRQNVINSDPSENIDSRVVEVHVQLDQESSDKAAKFTNLQVQAVISL
- the devC gene encoding ABC transporter permease DevC is translated as MIGFIQELQRRTPLGWLQLSHHRSRLLVAISGIAFADVLIFMQLGFQNALYDSNTTLNRAVVADIILISPQSRNMQNMSTFSRRRLFQAADVPGVKSAEAMYIGLVTWKNPQTRRKTSVQAIGFNPEQPALNIPEVNTQLDKIKLPDNFLFDRGARGDYDQVFSQIDGGKTVSTEIEKRTINISGLFKLGASFGADGTLISSDENFLRIFPRRQVGSINLGLISIQPGYDVEQVAAALKSHLKNNEDVKVLTHAEYIQFEEDHWRKESPIGFIFGLGVSMGFIVGIIIVYQVLSTDVNAHIKEYATFKAMGYQNSYLLGVIFEEAIILAVLGFIPGFIVPLGIYKLARNATNLPLYMTLARALIVLSLTIIMCAISGTIATRKLQSADPADMF
- a CDS encoding DevA family ABC transporter ATP-binding protein is translated as MEIINSSKPVINVQNLDHYFGTGQLKKQVLFNINLTINAGEIVIMTGPSGSGKTTLLTLAGGLRSAQSGSLKILGEELCKANPKQLTQARRNNGYIFQAHNLHGSLTALQNVRMGLELQPKISTQEMLNRSKAMLEEVGLGKRIDYYPDSLSGGQKQRVAIARALVSQPKIVLADEPTAALDKQSGRDVVELMQKLAKENGCTILLVTHDNRILDIADRIVYMEDGHLVRDGVVAVTA
- a CDS encoding AI-2E family transporter, translating into MKLGQWIGLIALVISLYILWQLREVLLLIFAAVVLATALNRLAQRLESLGMKRVLAVVLSVALFFAGVIGFFWLIVPPFAQQFQELTLRVPQGFERINDWIDEQRTHIPDQLVPYIPDLNGLISEAQPLFNRVLGNSFAFVSGSLVIVLNILLVLVLTGMFLADPNAYRKVFIRLFPSFYRRRVEGILAKCETSLEGWVTGAFIAIFVVGLMSLVGLSVLSVKAALALAVLAGFMNLIPNLGPTMSVVPAMAIALLDSPWKPVAVLILYFFIQQAESNFITPVVMAHQVSLLPAVTLISQLFFVTFFGFLGLLLALPLTVVAKIWIQEVLVKDVLDEWRHNHQLDNELVMVSESADINNIQEVEVTGNDQE